The Tubulanus polymorphus chromosome 1, tnTubPoly1.2, whole genome shotgun sequence genome contains a region encoding:
- the LOC141904930 gene encoding uncharacterized protein LOC141904930: MNPHEPEKKIYFVICPSHQLKNQINQLWASQTGGTKNFMNGVEFGWDEIKSMWNRETQRRDDNHIRMVPGLIKSYIERDSWTKLNVKPAKIMQQPQVLVELYSYANPDNSPIPLESEHVMATRSFLVACSQLFEEGLLKSRKPNDMTRNSQIHDMESPIILNISEGYKYVRDWCEYLHHEFADEFQMISPSQKKFISWQTYDLLRVMVFGFIGFCKDYLTEFPGYCITPLTVNGSAVETLFSQFKHCVGGKLTSLNYPQAR; this comes from the exons ATGAACCCCCACGAaccagaaaagaaaatttactTTGTCATCTGTCCATCACATCAA cttaaaaatcaaattaatcagttgtGGGCAAGTCAAACAGGTGGAACGAAAAACTTCATGAATGGAGTTGAATTCGGAtgggatgaaataaaaagtatgtGGAATCGTGAAACTCAAAGAAGAGATGATAATCATATTCGGATGGTACCAGGATTGATCAAATCTTATATAGAACGAGATTCCTGGACTAAGCTAAATGTTAAACCAGCAAAAATCATGCAG CAACCGCAAGTGCTTGTCGAACTCTACAGTTACGCGAATCCCGACAATTCTCCTATCCCATTGGAATCAGAACATGTTATGGCAACCCGAAGTTTCCTGGTGGCTTGCAGCCAACTTTTTGAAGAAGGACTTCTGAAAAGTAGAAAACCAAATGACATGACAAGAAATAGCCAGATTCATGACATGGAAAGCCCAATCATATTGAACATCTCAGAAGGATATAAATACGTCAGGGACTGGTGTGAATATCTACACCATGAAT TTGCTGACGAATTCCAGATGATTTCTCCATCccaaaagaaatttattaGTTGGCAG acatATGATCTACTTCGTGTTATGGTGTTTGGGTTCATTGGATTTTGTAAAGACTATCTCACTGAATTTCCTGGATATTGTATTACCCCACTCACAGTGAATGGCAGTGCAGTAGAAACTCTCTTCTCGCAGTTTAAACACTGCGTGGGTGGAAAACTAACGTCATTGAACTATCCACAGGCAAGGTGA